One genomic segment of Chloroflexota bacterium includes these proteins:
- a CDS encoding peptidylprolyl isomerase: protein MPKAGEQVSARHILISLPEDASEGDEQQALASAIEISQRLKDGEDFAELAAEFSEDTSNAENGGDLGFFGRGRMVPEFEEAAFSLPIGEISDPVRTVFGYHIIRVDDFDEGQPDFNGWLVDQKVSRLIERNLTDSLLPNLPETNPALLGGSANPLAPIAPPPAQDHNGGM from the coding sequence ATGCCCAAGGCCGGGGAACAGGTTAGTGCCCGACATATACTCATTTCGCTGCCGGAAGATGCCTCGGAGGGCGATGAGCAGCAAGCTTTGGCCAGCGCTATCGAGATAAGCCAACGGCTCAAGGATGGTGAGGATTTCGCCGAACTGGCTGCCGAATTCTCCGAGGATACATCCAATGCCGAAAACGGCGGTGATCTGGGTTTCTTTGGACGGGGGCGCATGGTACCCGAGTTTGAGGAAGCAGCCTTCAGCTTGCCCATCGGCGAAATCAGTGACCCGGTGCGCACCGTGTTTGGATATCACATCATCCGGGTGGACGATTTCGACGAAGGCCAGCCCGATTTCAACGGTTGGCTTGTGGATCAAAAGGTAAGCCGGCTGATCGAGCGTAACCTGACCGACAGCTTGCTGCCCAACTTGCCTGAGACGAACCCGGCGCTGTTAGGTGGCTCCGCAAACCCATTGGCGCCCATTGCGCCGCCACCGGCTCAAGACCACAACGGCGGCATGTAA
- the rpsR gene encoding 30S ribosomal protein S18: protein MADTRTRRPRFRGSRRRRARRQVCGFCVDKVQHVDYKQSDALRRYVTERGQIRPRRKSGLCAKHQRRVARAVKRARFMALLPYTAEQIRLQRR, encoded by the coding sequence ATGGCTGACACCAGGACAAGGAGACCTCGATTTCGTGGGTCAAGGCGACGCAGAGCTCGACGCCAGGTTTGTGGCTTCTGCGTGGACAAAGTCCAACATGTTGATTACAAGCAGAGTGACGCCCTTCGGCGTTACGTCACCGAACGAGGTCAGATCAGACCTCGCCGCAAGAGTGGCCTGTGCGCAAAACACCAGCGACGGGTGGCCCGCGCCGTGAAACGTGCCCGCTTCATGGCCCTCCTGCCCTACACAGCCGAGCAAATTCGGTTGCAAAGACGATAA